A window of the Isosphaera pallida ATCC 43644 genome harbors these coding sequences:
- a CDS encoding undecaprenyl-diphosphate phosphatase, translated as MTWLEATILGMVQGLAEFLPISSKGHLALTQQFFDRYAYQRPSRGEDNLFFAVILHVGTTLAILFHYRAALKVGLKGLAGSPLVAPEYRRPALVRLAFLAGVATLPAAVAGVLFKSQVEQAFTSPTATALGFLFTAFVLLMIEWIGTIRKEEGWGPSRTTTLMALGVGTAQALALMPGVSRSGMTIAAALLVGMSRSWAVGFSLLISVPVIAGATAKELIDHPDKLDSSNLGPTLLGGLVALVVGYLAIIWLVRIVRARKLWWCSIYLMGLAAVVLAFQAVGLAPDSRGAPLPDEPRVESPSSFPEAPPVQG; from the coding sequence ATGACTTGGTTGGAGGCGACGATTCTGGGGATGGTTCAGGGTTTGGCGGAGTTTCTCCCGATTTCGAGCAAGGGTCACCTAGCTTTAACTCAGCAATTCTTCGACCGCTACGCGTACCAGCGACCAAGCCGCGGCGAGGACAATCTGTTCTTCGCCGTGATACTTCATGTGGGGACCACTCTGGCGATTTTGTTCCACTACCGCGCTGCGCTCAAGGTGGGACTCAAGGGCCTGGCAGGCTCGCCTCTGGTGGCCCCCGAATATCGTCGCCCCGCTCTTGTTCGTCTGGCGTTCTTGGCAGGGGTTGCCACCCTTCCCGCGGCGGTGGCGGGCGTGTTGTTCAAATCTCAGGTCGAGCAAGCGTTCACATCGCCCACCGCCACGGCGTTGGGCTTCCTTTTCACCGCCTTCGTCCTCTTGATGATTGAATGGATCGGGACGATTCGCAAGGAGGAGGGGTGGGGACCGTCGCGCACCACGACGTTGATGGCGCTGGGGGTGGGGACCGCGCAGGCGTTGGCGTTGATGCCGGGGGTCAGCCGCAGCGGCATGACGATCGCCGCGGCGCTCTTGGTAGGGATGTCACGGTCTTGGGCGGTGGGGTTCAGTCTGTTGATCTCCGTTCCAGTGATTGCCGGAGCGACGGCCAAGGAGTTGATCGACCACCCCGACAAGCTCGATTCGAGCAACCTTGGCCCGACCCTACTAGGCGGCCTGGTGGCGCTGGTGGTGGGTTATCTGGCGATCATTTGGCTCGTTCGCATCGTCCGCGCTCGCAAACTGTGGTGGTGTTCGATTTACCTGATGGGGCTGGCCGCCGTCGTCCTAGCCTTCCAGGCGGTGGGGTTAGCCCCGGACTCTCGCGGAGCGCCCTTGCCCGATGAACCCCGAGTCGAATCCCCATCGTCGTTCCCGGAAGCCCCGCCGGTCCAAGGTTGA
- a CDS encoding PD-(D/E)XK nuclease family protein, with product MNPESNPHRRSRKPRRSKVEAESLDRAAVPVSCDQGGFDLGGWITTARPLDQGRGWLWWTRLSRESASFFEVPPSKHRLVLCPFHADAATHLLRTSIWDDGSIWIVPTPAARDHWRNRFTLDRARGLVRPRPDRVWDFAELWEHIGQALPKPPGRLGEVAALALIDECLQTARQRQLLKLVPQDIDLRGYRRLLRDQFRLWTLSERRSAPRSDQSRTTSSSPATPLSEFDQTAEEDAFTLFQLYRRWLETNRFEDAAGWVVWASHGLEHHPQVVRLRLEPETVAVIDPPAHGPVIRRLLTFFRDHTRRLELVLPDDPEPTLSEPYRPWNALKQQVRAWRFVENRVDSPADRPEGLAHLNATLFRLDEHHLPRHDQNQGVQILGAPSGEAQGLVAAREALRLHQQGIPWNQMLFLTRSWDEASDEWSRDLNACGVPLRSLRRKTLSEKPVIRSLLRIIRLVAHDWPTGEVVACLRDRLIAPTETVFEPDERDTQAAFQELPSLRFSWLDRALAADAVARTRLPGGLEALRVGLTRMTQAATGEPLDASRAATASPPRNLDQNDRFGRVRKARHARIALRVLNWLAARLAPLNAPRTRPAHLDALEEVAEALDLTQHTDHLHDWSRFRLALEEDELIVRIDAEARGQSPPSESWSDFANRAEQIARDVRFEPGSETGWDSDHPDQATLMTLGQARGLKAKVVMMANLGRGAFPSHRAAEALLANPFGGSAAGESELDAIAIDNESSVTDWFPTQETDNLAFAHEMAAFLRVVGTATHHLILIYPKADLSGHPLQAAAFVEEVCRRFEPNLFPDPISRLDAVKEPNLCLTRSDRLVAAVGHALRGEVDDLRRLARDPGFLGALTGTSRALESNQARWHDHEFGPYDGMICSEPLRRWIAHTFAPEHWVFSPTQLESYLLCPFQFFARYVLGLITVENSDELEPDYTESGRTIHAVLEHVHKIHPEPLQLATPTQSWKQALERELEREVRHRLEKHDPPIHPVEAGLRRIYAERLVRQCRRYLNQLEDYLARAGRGVRFEKVEAKFGERNIDGTLINPLILGKASERVVLQGTIDRIDVKREPDKPTLSFRVLDYKSGHVPSLKEVRERGAVQLPLYALAVERLGLLGTPAEVEDFGYWDVRRDGWRAIKVSDWGALRDSLEQFVLEAVARLRQGEFPVASRDPQCTAFCEYRNLCRIQQVRLRDKRWSRVPQLVWPKADTTIKTDSDSHSNSTNPQGSEDDLQRRFDS from the coding sequence ATGAACCCCGAGTCGAATCCCCATCGTCGTTCCCGGAAGCCCCGCCGGTCCAAGGTTGAAGCCGAATCGCTCGATCGGGCAGCCGTTCCGGTTTCTTGCGACCAGGGCGGGTTCGACTTGGGCGGGTGGATCACCACGGCCCGCCCGCTCGACCAGGGCCGGGGATGGTTATGGTGGACCCGCTTGAGTCGTGAGTCCGCCTCGTTCTTCGAAGTTCCTCCCAGCAAGCATCGGCTGGTCCTTTGCCCCTTCCATGCCGACGCGGCCACGCATCTTCTCCGCACTTCGATCTGGGACGATGGTTCAATCTGGATCGTGCCCACCCCTGCCGCCCGAGATCACTGGCGCAACCGCTTCACGCTCGATCGAGCTCGGGGTTTGGTTCGGCCGCGACCCGATCGGGTCTGGGATTTCGCCGAACTGTGGGAACACATCGGTCAGGCTCTTCCCAAGCCACCCGGACGGCTGGGTGAAGTCGCCGCGCTTGCCCTCATCGACGAATGTCTGCAAACCGCGCGGCAACGCCAGCTGCTCAAACTGGTCCCCCAGGACATCGACCTCCGCGGCTATCGTCGGCTGCTGCGTGACCAGTTCCGCCTTTGGACCTTGAGCGAGCGACGCTCCGCGCCCCGCTCGGACCAGTCTAGGACGACCTCCTCTTCTCCCGCCACCCCCCTCTCCGAGTTTGACCAGACCGCCGAAGAAGACGCCTTCACACTCTTCCAACTTTACCGCCGATGGCTCGAAACCAATCGGTTCGAGGACGCAGCGGGTTGGGTAGTTTGGGCCTCGCACGGTCTGGAACACCACCCCCAGGTGGTTCGACTGCGACTCGAACCGGAGACCGTCGCAGTGATCGACCCACCCGCACATGGTCCCGTGATACGACGCTTGTTGACCTTTTTCCGTGACCATACGCGCCGCCTAGAACTGGTTCTGCCCGACGATCCCGAACCCACCTTGAGCGAACCCTACCGCCCTTGGAACGCCTTGAAGCAACAGGTCCGCGCTTGGCGGTTCGTCGAAAATCGGGTCGATTCCCCCGCCGATCGTCCTGAAGGCTTGGCCCACCTCAACGCCACCTTGTTTCGCCTCGACGAACACCACCTCCCCCGCCATGACCAAAACCAGGGGGTTCAAATCCTGGGCGCTCCATCGGGCGAGGCGCAAGGACTCGTCGCGGCCCGCGAAGCCTTGCGGCTTCACCAGCAAGGCATCCCCTGGAACCAAATGCTGTTTCTGACCCGAAGCTGGGACGAAGCGTCGGACGAATGGAGTCGAGATCTCAACGCCTGCGGCGTCCCACTGCGATCCTTACGTCGCAAGACGCTCTCCGAGAAGCCCGTCATTCGCTCGCTCTTGCGGATCATCCGCTTGGTCGCGCACGATTGGCCAACCGGAGAGGTCGTGGCTTGCCTCCGCGATCGTTTGATCGCACCAACCGAAACTGTCTTTGAACCAGATGAGCGGGACACGCAAGCCGCGTTCCAGGAGTTGCCGTCGCTGAGGTTCTCATGGCTCGACCGCGCGCTCGCCGCCGACGCGGTGGCCCGCACCCGATTGCCCGGCGGCCTGGAGGCGCTCCGCGTTGGGTTGACTCGCATGACCCAAGCCGCCACCGGCGAGCCGTTGGATGCTTCAAGGGCGGCAACCGCAAGCCCACCTCGGAACCTTGACCAAAACGATCGCTTTGGCCGCGTGCGTAAGGCCAGGCACGCGCGGATCGCGCTGCGCGTGTTGAACTGGCTGGCCGCGCGTCTCGCCCCCTTGAACGCTCCGCGAACCCGTCCAGCGCATCTCGACGCCCTTGAGGAGGTGGCCGAGGCGTTGGATCTTACCCAACACACCGACCACCTTCACGATTGGAGTCGGTTCCGGCTCGCGTTGGAGGAGGACGAGCTGATTGTCCGAATCGACGCCGAGGCTCGCGGCCAATCGCCACCGTCGGAATCGTGGTCGGACTTCGCAAACCGCGCAGAGCAGATCGCTCGGGATGTCCGCTTTGAACCAGGTTCCGAGACCGGTTGGGACTCCGATCATCCTGACCAAGCCACCCTGATGACGTTGGGGCAGGCCCGAGGACTCAAAGCCAAGGTGGTGATGATGGCCAATCTCGGTCGAGGCGCATTTCCCTCCCACAGGGCGGCCGAGGCGTTGCTGGCCAATCCCTTCGGCGGTTCCGCCGCCGGCGAATCCGAACTCGACGCGATTGCGATCGACAACGAGTCCAGCGTGACAGACTGGTTTCCGACTCAAGAAACCGACAATCTGGCCTTCGCGCATGAAATGGCCGCCTTCCTTCGAGTAGTGGGCACTGCAACCCATCATCTGATCCTCATCTATCCCAAAGCCGATTTGTCTGGTCATCCGCTTCAAGCCGCGGCGTTCGTGGAAGAGGTTTGTCGTCGTTTCGAGCCCAATCTGTTTCCCGATCCCATCTCGCGGTTGGACGCGGTCAAGGAGCCGAATCTCTGTTTGACTCGATCCGATCGCCTGGTCGCTGCTGTGGGTCACGCCTTGCGTGGCGAGGTGGACGACCTGCGCCGTCTCGCCCGCGACCCTGGTTTCCTCGGAGCGTTGACGGGGACTTCCCGTGCTTTGGAGTCAAACCAGGCGCGTTGGCACGACCACGAATTTGGCCCTTACGACGGCATGATTTGCAGCGAGCCGTTGCGTCGTTGGATCGCCCACACCTTCGCGCCGGAACATTGGGTCTTCAGCCCCACCCAACTCGAATCCTACCTGCTTTGCCCATTTCAATTCTTTGCCCGTTATGTACTGGGTTTGATCACCGTTGAGAATAGCGATGAACTGGAACCCGATTACACCGAATCGGGACGGACGATTCATGCTGTCTTGGAACATGTTCACAAAATCCACCCCGAACCTTTGCAGTTAGCGACGCCAACGCAATCTTGGAAACAGGCCTTGGAGCGAGAGCTAGAACGCGAAGTGCGACACCGTCTCGAGAAACACGACCCGCCGATTCATCCCGTCGAGGCCGGGTTGAGACGCATCTACGCCGAGCGGCTGGTCCGCCAATGCCGCCGCTATCTCAACCAGCTTGAAGACTATCTGGCGCGAGCGGGTCGTGGCGTGCGGTTTGAAAAGGTCGAGGCCAAGTTCGGCGAACGGAACATTGATGGAACACTTATCAACCCCTTGATTCTCGGGAAGGCTTCGGAGCGGGTGGTGTTGCAAGGAACGATTGATCGGATCGATGTCAAGCGCGAACCCGACAAGCCGACGCTTTCGTTCCGAGTGCTGGACTACAAATCGGGTCATGTCCCCTCGTTGAAGGAGGTCCGGGAGCGAGGGGCGGTACAATTGCCGCTTTATGCGTTGGCGGTCGAACGCCTCGGCCTCTTGGGAACACCGGCCGAAGTGGAGGACTTTGGATATTGGGATGTTCGAAGAGATGGTTGGAGGGCGATCAAGGTTTCCGACTGGGGGGCGCTCCGCGACTCTCTGGAGCAATTCGTGTTGGAGGCCGTCGCGCGGTTGCGTCAAGGGGAATTTCCGGTGGCGTCACGCGATCCCCAATGCACGGCGTTTTGTGAATATCGGAATCTTTGCCGTATCCAACAAGTACGGTTGCGGGACAAGCGGTGGAGTCGGGTTCCTCAACTGGTTTGGCCCAAGGCCGATACGACCATCAAGACCGATTCCGACTCCCATTCCAACTCGACGAATCCGCAAGGAAGCGAGGATGATCTCCAAAGGCGGTTCGATTCATGA
- a CDS encoding UvrD-helicase domain-containing protein, with protein sequence MSASHDCDPTSPQLTEQQAEAVKYRAGHLALSSGAGCGKTTVLSERLIAEYRERLLHTDFHDLRRVVAVTFTDAAARELLNRIRHCAWKSVDSKTNDRLACVWKNMLRGLDAAPIGTFHSFCGRLIRRHALALGIDPAFTIANETLTPTLKSRAVVRCLRHLLTNNDDDLQIFAVEEGLPAVRAMLEEILDDRDAVDLEALSRKNSTALVQKWTRIHREQFLPQELRELKRDLMRRLNVLADLQPDDFNPTARDNWLILHESMESLERFSHKSETGDPADSLNWNALGNVLSRMREAAKIGNKKGWANEEIKKRVKDVFEGIRKRILDFQEKLELARDSLQEDAERSIRLARLAWKTVQEYQRIKREEGVLDYDDLLTTALVLLHQDSRLAAQVARSVDLVLVDEFQDTDPVQARLLEAFEQHAGEAFRLMLVGDPKQSIYRFRRAQPQVFQSFRNHFPDQGRMVLTGNNRSIPELLDVFNHLFEELLEGPEDALTHGPVTPPPGSLDQYRDRCRGSEPPPGPFTLLWAKVDPKTPVEQARRAEARVLATWLRTRLDNGWPIRSSKTPNAPVVWAKPDDVVLLLRTLNNSSIYERELVHVGLEVHIVGGAAFFTQPEVLDLINLLAAIEDPADATALAATLRGPIFGLTDASLLAVTLVEPGNPSRRDLLRGFATGEPGDWLDDTQRSALRRARVLLERWRDLKDHLKVGDLMERVLFESGYEAALTAQPLGDRRVANVRKLIRQARRFEAGGGGRLTLADWVARLRADLRKPPREDQAVTGDEGSGRVRLMTIHQAKGLEFPIVVLPDLDRGLVSCFQKNSYVIRPDLGLVVKPPVDREDSRDGLTIAKLAGEMESRDDHAEARRLFYVAATRARDALVLSAAYDPDEEPNSPAMQLLAERYDCRTGQPRCGIANQKPTATVAAQVVNLPDQESNPTRSPLARPPSSPPQVALVTRVVQEALSDAGSSDAPTDALARNENPNTLDSLSAQPMWLLTQEDVRLPLRVDLDPSNKPDLDPIRALVDRLLRAVFADPEGMFATGSSWPSEPRRVLIDRAARRLGLASPRVVDWVTQILDDDTCAELATELSQAVIVHRMVRWSNIMGDPSRPTHLVYGFADFVLTDSNGRTTLLNVVMDDHVREHLRMALAVEPLQRQLGVRIDRTTAFSPTRKAGRFWDPPPIMVAGTIPPHSTRSESEAKGEGSSSMKEIRRAT encoded by the coding sequence ATGAGCGCGTCTCACGATTGCGATCCGACTTCGCCACAGTTGACTGAGCAACAGGCGGAGGCGGTCAAGTATCGCGCCGGCCACCTGGCATTGTCCTCAGGGGCAGGCTGCGGCAAAACCACAGTGTTGAGCGAGCGACTCATCGCCGAATATCGGGAACGGTTGCTTCATACCGATTTCCATGACCTCAGACGGGTGGTGGCGGTCACCTTTACCGACGCAGCGGCCCGCGAGTTGCTGAATCGGATTCGGCATTGCGCTTGGAAGTCAGTCGACTCGAAAACGAACGACCGTTTGGCTTGCGTTTGGAAGAACATGCTCCGGGGTCTAGATGCAGCACCAATCGGCACGTTTCACTCCTTCTGCGGGCGATTGATTCGGCGTCACGCTCTCGCGTTGGGAATCGACCCAGCCTTTACCATTGCGAATGAAACGCTGACACCTACTCTCAAGAGTCGGGCCGTCGTTCGATGTTTGCGGCATCTTCTCACCAATAATGACGATGATTTGCAAATCTTTGCGGTTGAAGAGGGGTTGCCGGCGGTTCGAGCCATGCTTGAAGAGATTCTGGACGACCGCGACGCCGTTGACCTGGAGGCACTGAGTCGCAAAAATTCCACCGCGTTGGTTCAGAAATGGACGCGAATTCATCGTGAGCAGTTCCTCCCTCAAGAACTTCGGGAACTCAAACGTGATCTGATGAGGCGTTTGAACGTGCTGGCTGATCTTCAGCCCGACGATTTCAACCCAACGGCCCGAGACAATTGGTTGATTCTCCATGAGAGCATGGAGAGTCTGGAACGATTTTCTCACAAGTCCGAGACCGGGGATCCGGCCGATTCCCTGAATTGGAACGCCCTCGGCAACGTCCTTTCCCGGATGCGCGAGGCGGCCAAAATTGGGAATAAAAAAGGATGGGCTAACGAGGAAATCAAGAAGCGTGTCAAAGATGTCTTTGAGGGGATTCGCAAGCGCATCCTCGATTTCCAAGAGAAATTGGAGCTTGCTCGGGATTCTCTGCAAGAAGACGCGGAACGTTCCATCCGGCTGGCGAGACTGGCGTGGAAAACGGTTCAAGAATATCAACGGATCAAACGTGAAGAAGGAGTGCTGGATTACGACGATTTGTTGACCACAGCGCTCGTCCTTTTGCACCAGGATTCCCGCTTGGCTGCCCAGGTGGCGCGCAGTGTCGATCTGGTGCTGGTTGACGAGTTTCAGGATACCGACCCGGTCCAGGCTCGTTTACTGGAGGCGTTCGAGCAACATGCTGGCGAGGCGTTCCGTTTGATGCTGGTGGGCGATCCCAAGCAGTCGATTTATCGTTTTCGACGCGCTCAACCCCAGGTCTTCCAGTCATTCCGCAATCACTTCCCGGATCAGGGCCGCATGGTGTTGACCGGCAACAACCGCTCAATTCCTGAGCTGCTCGATGTCTTCAACCACCTCTTCGAGGAGTTGCTGGAAGGGCCTGAAGACGCTCTGACTCACGGTCCGGTGACCCCGCCGCCCGGTTCTCTTGATCAGTATCGGGATCGGTGCCGGGGCAGCGAGCCTCCTCCCGGTCCCTTCACGCTGTTGTGGGCCAAGGTGGATCCCAAGACCCCGGTGGAACAAGCGCGGCGCGCTGAGGCCCGCGTGCTGGCAACGTGGCTCCGAACCCGTTTGGATAACGGCTGGCCGATTCGCAGCTCGAAAACCCCCAACGCCCCGGTGGTGTGGGCGAAACCGGACGACGTCGTGCTACTGTTGCGCACCCTGAACAACTCATCGATCTACGAGCGGGAACTGGTGCATGTTGGTCTGGAAGTGCATATCGTCGGCGGCGCGGCCTTTTTCACCCAGCCCGAAGTCCTCGACTTGATCAACCTGCTGGCCGCCATCGAAGATCCCGCCGACGCCACGGCGTTGGCGGCGACCTTGCGCGGTCCAATTTTCGGTCTGACCGACGCGTCGCTGTTGGCGGTCACGTTGGTCGAGCCGGGGAATCCCAGCCGTCGCGATTTATTACGCGGCTTCGCCACCGGCGAACCCGGCGATTGGCTCGACGACACCCAACGGTCCGCCCTCCGTCGCGCTCGTGTGTTGCTGGAACGTTGGCGCGACCTCAAGGATCACCTTAAGGTGGGCGACCTCATGGAGCGGGTTTTGTTCGAGTCAGGTTACGAAGCCGCGTTGACCGCCCAACCCTTGGGGGATCGGAGGGTGGCGAACGTGCGGAAGTTGATTCGTCAAGCACGTCGGTTCGAGGCCGGGGGCGGCGGACGCCTCACTCTGGCCGACTGGGTTGCGCGGTTGCGCGCCGACTTGCGCAAGCCCCCCCGCGAGGATCAGGCCGTCACCGGCGACGAGGGAAGCGGACGGGTGCGGCTGATGACCATCCACCAGGCGAAAGGTTTGGAATTTCCGATCGTCGTCCTCCCCGATCTTGATCGTGGTCTCGTTTCGTGTTTTCAAAAGAACTCCTACGTGATTCGACCCGACTTGGGACTCGTCGTCAAACCCCCCGTCGATCGGGAGGACTCCAGGGACGGCTTGACTATTGCCAAGCTCGCTGGGGAGATGGAGTCCCGCGACGATCACGCCGAGGCGAGACGCTTGTTTTACGTCGCCGCCACCCGCGCGCGCGACGCCTTGGTCCTCTCGGCGGCCTATGACCCCGACGAGGAACCCAACTCGCCGGCGATGCAGTTGCTCGCCGAGCGCTATGATTGTCGAACCGGCCAACCCCGCTGCGGGATCGCAAACCAAAAGCCAACCGCGACCGTCGCCGCCCAGGTGGTCAATCTCCCAGACCAGGAGTCTAACCCAACTCGTTCGCCCCTGGCCCGTCCCCCTTCGTCACCGCCTCAGGTCGCTTTAGTTACCCGCGTTGTGCAAGAGGCGTTGAGTGATGCGGGAAGCTCCGACGCTCCGACCGACGCCTTGGCGCGGAACGAGAACCCTAACACCTTGGATTCGCTCTCCGCCCAACCAATGTGGTTATTGACGCAGGAAGATGTTCGTCTTCCTCTTCGAGTTGACCTTGATCCGTCCAACAAACCCGATTTGGATCCGATTCGCGCTCTTGTGGATCGACTGCTGAGGGCAGTTTTCGCCGACCCCGAGGGGATGTTTGCGACCGGGTCGTCTTGGCCCAGCGAACCGCGTCGCGTCCTGATCGACCGCGCGGCTCGGCGGCTGGGTTTGGCTTCTCCCCGGGTCGTTGATTGGGTCACTCAGATTCTCGACGACGACACCTGCGCCGAATTGGCCACCGAACTGAGCCAAGCAGTGATCGTGCACCGAATGGTGAGGTGGTCCAACATCATGGGGGATCCCTCCCGACCGACGCATCTTGTCTACGGATTCGCGGACTTCGTGTTGACCGACTCCAACGGTCGAACAACACTTCTCAACGTCGTCATGGACGATCATGTCCGCGAACATCTTCGCATGGCGTTGGCGGTGGAGCCGTTGCAACGACAATTGGGAGTGCGGATCGACCGGACGACCGCGTTTAGTCCGACCCGCAAGGCGGGACGCTTCTGGGATCCACCGCCGATCATGGTGGCCGGCACGATCCCTCCTCATTCGACTCGGTCCGAGAGCGAGGCTAAAGGGGAGGGATCATCATCAATGAAAGAGATCAGGCGTGCGACGTAA
- a CDS encoding S8 family peptidase codes for MSRFLLLTRRTGLLCTLLGDASMPERRQVGRRRPVVKLQWETGEGGLIGGLEPRVALSTASASAETIVVGFQGVTPSTTVRQAITQMGGSITRTFASGAAEVRLPQGTDVTAALERLGGVQGVRYAVPNVVGTWKTTVPTFFEFPPLPLPTGPLFRFLYGLNSSSLPPPDSGLTRPIDIDAPQAWASLSPARDRVLVAVLDSGIDPFHPDLERNIQRNLGEIEGNGSDDDLNGYIDDIIGFNTADHTNDVRDNVGHGTFVSAIIAAPYNSGSGVVGVDFGARILPVKIGDEFPTLTGFLAGVEYAVANGARVINASLGLPRTAAQAVTDAIQLAAGAGVVVVTAAGNEGENTDIQPVYPAAAGLQIGPDGQIIGGARLRNVINVASIDSAGNLSAFSNRGVNTVDIAAPGEAIVSLVPTGSYRGWRFDPADLFRPNVSYAFGDGSSFAAPYVTGVASLLISQFPTLSAEEVVQRILATARPLPSLEGQVASGGMVNAHAALLGIPYESIPQNVFIPNQPTQPVTPLLVQPRNQMRRPLMRTPHDGQRQLQDRQNALRNQPSRRATATRRASARPRQVQEAPPRSIFLAQASVEPHVAGLTGKGRLRPR; via the coding sequence ATGTCGCGTTTCCTCCTCCTCACCCGTCGAACCGGATTGCTTTGCACCTTGTTGGGAGACGCCTCGATGCCGGAACGTCGTCAGGTGGGTCGCCGCCGACCCGTGGTTAAACTCCAGTGGGAAACTGGTGAAGGGGGGCTGATTGGCGGCCTCGAACCGAGGGTCGCTCTCTCGACCGCCTCGGCCTCCGCTGAGACAATCGTGGTGGGGTTTCAAGGAGTCACGCCCTCCACGACGGTCCGCCAGGCGATCACGCAAATGGGTGGGTCGATCACCCGCACCTTCGCTAGTGGAGCCGCTGAAGTTCGTCTGCCTCAGGGCACGGATGTCACCGCGGCGCTGGAACGCCTCGGGGGCGTCCAAGGCGTGCGTTACGCCGTGCCCAACGTGGTCGGAACCTGGAAGACGACCGTCCCCACCTTCTTCGAATTCCCCCCCCTGCCTTTGCCCACCGGACCGCTGTTTCGATTCCTTTATGGTCTCAACAGCTCCAGCCTACCTCCTCCCGACTCCGGTTTGACCCGTCCCATCGACATCGACGCCCCTCAAGCCTGGGCGTCGCTCTCGCCGGCGCGGGATCGGGTCTTGGTGGCTGTGTTGGATTCCGGTATCGATCCGTTTCATCCCGACCTCGAGCGTAACATCCAGCGCAACCTCGGCGAGATCGAAGGCAACGGCTCGGATGACGATCTCAACGGTTACATCGACGACATCATCGGCTTCAACACAGCCGATCACACTAACGACGTGCGTGACAACGTTGGGCACGGCACCTTTGTCTCGGCGATCATCGCGGCTCCCTACAACAGCGGCAGCGGCGTGGTTGGGGTCGATTTCGGTGCGCGGATTCTTCCAGTGAAGATCGGCGACGAGTTTCCCACCCTCACCGGCTTCCTCGCTGGGGTGGAATACGCCGTGGCCAACGGAGCGCGGGTGATTAACGCCAGCCTCGGCTTGCCCAGGACCGCGGCCCAAGCGGTCACCGACGCCATCCAACTCGCCGCGGGAGCCGGCGTGGTGGTCGTCACCGCCGCCGGCAACGAGGGTGAGAACACCGACATTCAGCCGGTGTATCCCGCCGCCGCTGGTCTCCAGATCGGACCCGACGGCCAGATCATCGGCGGCGCGCGGTTGAGAAACGTGATCAACGTCGCCTCGATCGACTCCGCCGGCAACCTGTCCGCCTTCTCCAACCGTGGCGTCAACACCGTGGATATCGCGGCTCCCGGCGAAGCAATTGTGAGCTTGGTGCCCACCGGTTCCTACCGAGGGTGGCGTTTCGATCCCGCCGACCTCTTCAGACCCAACGTCTCCTACGCCTTCGGCGACGGCTCCTCCTTCGCCGCTCCCTACGTCACGGGGGTCGCGTCGCTCCTTATCAGCCAGTTTCCCACACTCAGCGCCGAGGAAGTCGTCCAACGCATTCTGGCAACCGCCCGTCCCCTGCCGTCACTCGAAGGCCAAGTGGCCAGCGGCGGGATGGTCAACGCCCACGCCGCGTTGCTGGGCATCCCTTATGAATCGATTCCTCAGAATGTCTTCATTCCAAATCAACCCACCCAACCCGTGACCCCACTCCTGGTTCAACCTCGGAATCAGATGCGGCGGCCACTCATGCGCACTCCACACGATGGCCAGCGTCAGCTGCAAGATCGTCAGAATGCTTTGAGGAATCAACCAAGCCGTCGCGCAACGGCCACCCGCCGCGCCTCGGCCCGTCCTCGACAAGTCCAAGAGGCTCCGCCGCGGTCGATCTTCCTCGCCCAGGCGTCGGTGGAGCCCCACGTCGCGGGACTCACCGGCAAGGGACGACTCCGCCCACGGTGA